The proteins below come from a single Eucalyptus grandis isolate ANBG69807.140 chromosome 3, ASM1654582v1, whole genome shotgun sequence genomic window:
- the LOC120291594 gene encoding acetyl-CoA-benzylalcohol acetyltransferase-like: MKLEVQWKKLVKPSVPTPNNRQKLKLTSLDHLQMPIYIGVMFYYRDNAENPGVDISQRLLQMEESLSETLTLFYPMAGRYIEDDGCFIDCNDLGVEFIHAKVDGQIDKLLHGDPDIDLLQRLSKYPTDVAGNPLIVIQVNTFECGGLAISMRFTHKIGDMYTMAMFINSWATACRGNADAMVCPSFELSSLFPVKELAVPILSPRRIGNKELITSRLRFNADALSKLKALARDNAKDSMANDSQPSRVEVVSALIGLMEGQSDRRPPYFDGQDYNIWKNKMKAFIRSKDLLEWDVVLKGVKLEASSSKKDMDNKKPKVETMYET, translated from the exons ATGAAGCTGGAAGTGCAATGGAAGAAGTTGGTCAAACCATCAGTGCCGACGCCGAACAACCGGCAAAAATTGAAGTTAACATCACTGGATCATCTTCAAATGCCAATTTACATTGGCGTTATGTTCTACTATAGAGATAATGCTGAGAACCCAGGAGTTGATATTTCTCAAAGGCTTCTCCAAATGGAGGAGTCACTTTCTGAAACCCTAACACTCTTTTATCCTATGGCAGGGAGATATATTGAGGATGATGGTTGTTTTATTGACTGTAACGACCTTGGAGTTGAGTTTATCCACGCCAAAGTGGATGGCCAGATTGATAAGCTTCTCCATGGAGACCCCGACATTGATTTGCTCCAACGTTTGTCGAAGTACCCGACCGATGTAGCTGGCAATCCGTTAATTGTGATCCAAGTGAATACGTTCGAGTGTGGCGGATTAGCGATTAGCATGCGCTTTACACACAAGATCGGCGACATGTACACCATGGCCATGTTCATCAATTCGTGGGCTACCGCTTGCCGAGGTAATGCAGACGCCATGGTCTGTCCTAGTTTCGAGTTGTCATCTCTATTCCCAGTAAAAGAGTTGGCGGTTCCGATTTTGAGTCCACGACGTATTGGCAACAAGGAACTCATCACGAGCAGGTTGAGGTTCAACGCCGATGCTTTATCGAAGCTGAAAGCCTTAGCTAGGGACAATGCAAAGGACTCGATGGCCAACGATTCCCAACCTTCAAGGGTGGAGGTTGTTTCGGCACTAATAG gacttatggaaggacAGAGTGATAGAAGGCCTCCATACTTTGATGGACAGgactacaacatctggaagaataagatgaaagcattcattAGATCCAAAGATCTCTTGGAGTGGGATGTAGTTTTGAAGGGTGTTAAGCTTGAAGCCTCTTCCTCCAAAAAGGACATGGACAACAAAAAGCCGAAAGTCGAAACCATGTATGAGACATAA